One segment of Anatilimnocola aggregata DNA contains the following:
- a CDS encoding four helix bundle protein, whose product MTDEHSPRAKIRNHYDLDVYRQAMDVAMKLFELSQGFPKEERYSLTDQLRRSSRSVCANLAEAWRKRRYEAHFIAKLSDAETEATETQVWIEFAVKCRYLDRDTATSFYQSYDQIISTLVGMIHHSDTWIIRQPND is encoded by the coding sequence GTGACAGACGAGCATTCACCGCGCGCGAAAATTCGGAATCACTATGACTTGGATGTTTATCGCCAAGCGATGGACGTGGCGATGAAACTGTTTGAATTGTCGCAGGGTTTTCCGAAAGAAGAGCGATACTCACTCACTGACCAGTTACGACGGTCGTCACGCAGCGTGTGTGCGAATCTCGCTGAAGCATGGCGCAAACGCCGATACGAGGCCCATTTCATTGCCAAGTTGTCCGACGCCGAGACAGAAGCAACAGAAACCCAAGTCTGGATTGAATTCGCGGTGAAATGTCGATACCTCGATCGTGATACCGCCACCAGTTTTTACCAATCATACGACCAGATTATTTCCACGCTCGTTGGCATGATCCACCACTCCGATACTTGGATCATTCGCCAGCCAAACGACTAG
- a CDS encoding DUF1552 domain-containing protein, translating into MPKQLDRRAFLRGTGVAMALPFLDAMRPAFSAEKKEVPRRMVAIETNMGILPQFFFPEQAGRDYTLTPYLEKLAAHRKNMTIFSGVSLPGVTGAHAAEKCFLTGTPHPERGGFRNWVSLDQFAAEHIGNRTRYPSLVLANSNEGSTLSFTRSGAPISAERSPKKVFTKLFVQGKADEVAANVEALKQGRSMLDFVGDQSKRLNRSLSKSDQQRMDQYLSSVRELEQRLHNSEAWEYKPKPQVSVPAPEDIEDQKEFVARTKLMFDVIKLAIETDSSRLVSLFIDTVVIHNITHHGNRPEVIAELRSKEEGQFAVLNQFLTSLAETNEEGESLLDRSMILYGTCMGSANSHSNVNLPVLLAGGGFKHGQHLAFDQKNNYPLSNLYLSMLQRLGVETSEFSTSKGTMRGLEMQG; encoded by the coding sequence ATGCCCAAACAACTCGATCGTCGTGCATTTTTGCGTGGCACGGGCGTCGCTATGGCGCTCCCCTTCTTGGATGCCATGCGTCCGGCATTTAGTGCTGAGAAAAAGGAAGTGCCCCGGCGCATGGTAGCCATCGAAACGAACATGGGCATTTTGCCGCAGTTCTTCTTTCCCGAGCAGGCGGGCCGCGATTACACGCTCACACCATATCTCGAAAAGTTGGCCGCGCATCGGAAGAACATGACCATTTTCTCCGGCGTCAGTTTGCCGGGAGTCACCGGCGCGCATGCAGCTGAGAAATGCTTTCTCACCGGCACGCCGCATCCCGAGCGCGGCGGCTTTCGCAACTGGGTTTCGCTCGATCAATTCGCTGCCGAACACATCGGCAATCGCACGCGTTATCCATCGCTGGTCCTGGCCAACAGCAATGAGGGCAGCACGCTGAGTTTTACCCGCAGCGGAGCCCCCATCTCGGCCGAACGAAGCCCGAAGAAGGTCTTCACGAAGCTGTTTGTCCAAGGCAAGGCCGACGAAGTGGCGGCCAACGTCGAAGCGCTCAAGCAGGGTCGGAGCATGCTCGACTTCGTCGGCGACCAATCCAAGCGGCTCAATCGCAGCTTGTCGAAGTCCGACCAGCAACGGATGGATCAATATTTGTCCTCGGTTCGCGAACTCGAACAGCGACTGCACAACAGTGAAGCCTGGGAATACAAACCGAAGCCGCAAGTGAGCGTGCCAGCGCCCGAAGATATCGAAGACCAAAAGGAATTCGTGGCCCGGACGAAGCTAATGTTCGACGTCATCAAGCTCGCCATCGAGACTGATTCGTCGCGACTGGTCTCGCTGTTCATCGATACCGTCGTAATTCACAACATCACCCACCACGGCAATCGCCCCGAAGTAATCGCCGAACTCCGTAGCAAAGAAGAAGGGCAATTCGCTGTCCTCAACCAGTTCCTTACTAGCCTGGCCGAGACCAACGAAGAAGGCGAATCCTTACTCGACCGCAGTATGATCCTCTACGGAACTTGTATGGGCAGCGCCAACTCCCACTCGAACGTCAACCTGCCCGTCCTGCTCGCTGGCGGCGGCTTCAAGCACGGCCAGCACTTGGCATTCGATCAGAAGAACAACTACCCGCTTAGCAACCTCTACCTCAGCATGCTCCAGCGTCTGGGCGTAGAAACCTCTGAGTTCTCGACCTCCAAGGGGACCATGCGCGGCCTGGAGATGCAAGGGTGA